Proteins from a genomic interval of Phycisphaerae bacterium RAS1:
- the acpP_2 gene encoding Acyl carrier protein, translating to MADVAEIETKVKKIVSEQMGVSAEEIKRETSFVNDLNADSLDTVELVMEFEDEFEMSIPDEEAEKIQTVGQAIDYISAHLGNGAAKPS from the coding sequence GTGGCCGACGTGGCTGAAATCGAAACCAAGGTCAAGAAGATCGTCTCCGAGCAGATGGGCGTCAGCGCCGAAGAGATCAAGCGCGAAACGTCCTTCGTCAACGACCTGAACGCCGACTCGCTCGACACGGTTGAGCTGGTGATGGAGTTCGAAGACGAGTTCGAGATGAGCATCCCCGACGAGGAAGCCGAAAAAATCCAGACCGTCGGGCAGGCCATCGACTACATCTCGGCTCACCTCGGAAACGGCGCGGCCAAGCCGTCTTAG
- the fabF_3 gene encoding 3-oxoacyl-[acyl-carrier-protein] synthase 2 — translation MADRRVVITGMGAVTPLGASVTEFWDGLISSRSGIATVTRFDASPFDVHFGGECRTFDPARFIEHRAAKRMDRFAQLAMASAKMAFEDCGLPRGGFDATRAGVVVGTGIGGLTELEDQHLRLLEKGPSKVSAFTIPKLMANAAAGHISIEFGFQGMNTAVATACASAGNAMADAVMAIRRGQLDVVITGGSEAALTPLGLAAFAAMKALSTRNDNPAAASRPFDKDRDGFVLGEGAGILIFEELEYARRRGARMYAEVIGVGTTADAGDMVQPDPGGAGAARAMQAALSDARLNADEIHYINAHGTSTPLGDVAETRAVKAVFGAAAARIPVSSTKSATGHLLGASGGIEAIACVKTLQHNTLPPTINLDHPDPECDLDYVPRHARDARVHCAMSNSFGFGGHNACVIFRKLS, via the coding sequence ATGGCTGATCGTCGGGTGGTTATCACCGGCATGGGCGCCGTCACGCCGCTGGGCGCGTCAGTGACGGAGTTCTGGGACGGCCTCATCAGCAGCCGCAGCGGCATCGCGACGGTGACGCGCTTCGACGCCTCGCCTTTTGACGTGCACTTCGGCGGCGAATGCCGGACGTTCGACCCGGCCCGCTTCATCGAGCATCGCGCCGCAAAGCGCATGGACCGCTTCGCCCAGCTCGCCATGGCCTCCGCCAAGATGGCCTTCGAAGACTGCGGCTTGCCGCGCGGCGGGTTCGACGCGACCCGCGCCGGCGTCGTGGTCGGCACGGGCATCGGCGGGCTGACCGAGCTCGAAGACCAGCACCTGCGCCTGCTCGAAAAAGGCCCGAGCAAGGTTTCCGCCTTTACCATCCCCAAGCTCATGGCCAACGCCGCCGCCGGCCATATCTCGATCGAGTTCGGCTTTCAGGGCATGAATACCGCCGTCGCCACGGCCTGCGCCTCCGCCGGCAACGCCATGGCCGACGCCGTCATGGCCATTCGCCGCGGCCAACTGGATGTCGTGATCACCGGCGGCTCCGAGGCGGCCCTCACGCCGCTGGGCCTGGCGGCCTTCGCCGCGATGAAGGCCCTCAGCACGCGCAACGACAATCCGGCGGCGGCGTCGCGGCCGTTCGACAAGGATCGCGACGGATTCGTGCTGGGCGAAGGCGCCGGGATCCTGATTTTTGAGGAGCTGGAATACGCCCGTCGCCGCGGGGCCCGCATGTACGCTGAGGTCATCGGCGTGGGCACGACCGCGGACGCCGGGGACATGGTGCAACCCGATCCCGGCGGCGCGGGCGCGGCGCGGGCCATGCAGGCGGCCCTGTCCGACGCGCGCCTCAACGCCGACGAGATTCACTACATCAACGCCCACGGCACGAGCACGCCGCTGGGCGACGTGGCCGAAACAAGGGCGGTCAAGGCCGTCTTCGGCGCCGCGGCGGCACGCATTCCGGTGAGCAGCACCAAGAGCGCCACCGGGCACCTCCTGGGCGCCAGCGGCGGAATTGAGGCGATCGCGTGCGTGAAAACGCTTCAGCACAACACGCTGCCGCCGACGATCAACCTCGACCATCCCGACCCCGAGTGCGATCTCGATTACGTCCCCCGGCACGCGCGCGACGCGCGCGTCCACTGCGCCATGAGCAACTCCTTCGGCTTCGGCGGCCACAACGCCTGCGTCATCTTCCGTAAATTGTCTTAA
- the adeC gene encoding Adenine deaminase, protein MDLKTRIDIAAGRQPADLVLRNGRVVNVLSCEIHEGDVAIAGEHIVGIGRYEGRETVDLRGQYVCPGLIDGHVHIESSMLSVPEFARLVCTRGTTAVIADPHELANVMGVEGVRYVLSSSKFCPIHVFVMLSSCVPASPYESSGAELTALDLEPLLADRWVIGLAEVMDYPGVISAEPACLDKIAVVGSRPIDGHAPGVRGRDLCAYAAAGIGSDHECTTLEEAREKLRMGLHIMIREGSQARNLDALLPLVTTETLDRFMFVTDDKDVEDLLEEGHIDFMIRRAIAAGLNPVHAVKLATFNPANYFGLRQLGAVAPGRIASLAIVDDLSSFRVRRTYHAGRLVAEDGAALPLPGTHKPPLLRSSINVKWLEPEQFVVAAPSSSADGACRAHVIEVLENRIDTRRSVETLPVQNGRVVTDPQRDICKLAVIERHQAGGGTGLGFVRGFGLKRGALASSIGHDAHNLAVVGVSDADIYTAAVKLVKMRGGLCVVCDGQVLAESPLPIGGLMSEADAPTLRAQLRALHQAAASLGAALRRPFMALSFLTLSVIGELKLTDQGLVDVARFKLIDLIAK, encoded by the coding sequence ATGGACCTGAAGACCCGCATCGACATCGCCGCCGGACGCCAGCCCGCCGACCTCGTCCTCCGCAACGGCCGAGTCGTCAACGTCCTATCCTGCGAGATTCACGAGGGAGACGTGGCGATCGCCGGTGAGCACATCGTCGGCATCGGACGCTACGAGGGACGCGAGACGGTCGACCTGCGCGGCCAGTATGTCTGCCCCGGCCTGATCGACGGCCACGTGCACATCGAATCCTCGATGCTCAGCGTGCCCGAGTTCGCCCGGCTCGTCTGTACGCGCGGCACGACCGCCGTCATCGCCGACCCGCACGAGCTGGCCAACGTCATGGGCGTCGAGGGTGTGCGCTACGTGCTTTCCTCCAGCAAGTTCTGCCCCATCCACGTCTTCGTCATGCTCAGCTCGTGCGTGCCGGCCTCGCCGTACGAATCGTCCGGCGCGGAGCTGACCGCGCTGGACCTCGAGCCGCTGCTGGCGGACCGCTGGGTGATCGGACTGGCCGAGGTGATGGACTACCCCGGCGTCATCTCGGCTGAGCCGGCCTGCCTCGACAAGATCGCCGTGGTCGGCAGCCGCCCGATCGACGGACACGCGCCCGGCGTCCGTGGCCGCGACCTGTGCGCCTACGCCGCCGCCGGCATCGGCAGCGACCACGAGTGCACCACGCTGGAAGAAGCCCGCGAGAAGCTGCGCATGGGCCTGCACATCATGATCCGCGAGGGCAGCCAGGCGCGCAATCTCGACGCGCTCCTGCCGCTCGTCACGACGGAAACGCTTGACCGCTTCATGTTCGTCACCGACGACAAGGACGTCGAAGACCTGCTCGAAGAGGGGCACATCGACTTCATGATCCGCCGTGCCATCGCCGCCGGATTGAACCCGGTGCACGCGGTCAAGCTGGCGACGTTCAATCCCGCCAACTACTTCGGCCTGCGGCAGCTTGGGGCGGTTGCGCCCGGGCGGATCGCGTCGCTGGCGATCGTCGATGACCTCAGTTCGTTCCGCGTCCGCCGCACGTATCACGCGGGGCGGCTCGTCGCCGAAGACGGCGCGGCGTTGCCGCTGCCCGGCACGCACAAGCCGCCGCTGCTTCGCAGCAGCATCAACGTGAAGTGGCTGGAACCGGAGCAGTTCGTCGTCGCCGCCCCAAGTTCATCAGCCGACGGCGCCTGCCGCGCCCACGTCATCGAAGTGCTCGAAAACCGGATCGATACCCGCCGGAGCGTGGAGACGCTGCCCGTTCAGAATGGGCGCGTTGTGACCGATCCGCAGCGCGACATCTGCAAGCTGGCGGTCATCGAGCGGCACCAGGCCGGCGGCGGCACCGGCCTGGGTTTCGTCCGCGGCTTCGGCCTGAAACGCGGAGCGCTGGCCTCCAGCATCGGCCACGACGCCCACAACCTTGCGGTCGTCGGCGTCAGCGACGCCGACATCTATACCGCCGCCGTCAAGCTCGTGAAGATGCGCGGCGGCCTTTGCGTGGTCTGCGACGGTCAGGTGCTGGCGGAATCCCCACTGCCGATCGGCGGCCTGATGAGCGAGGCCGACGCACCGACGCTCCGCGCCCAGCTCCGGGCGCTGCACCAGGCCGCGGCGAGCCTCGGCGCCGCGCTGCGCCGGCCGTTCATGGCCCTGTCCTTCCTGACGCTCTCGGTGATCGGCGAGTTGAAGCTGACCGATCAGGGCCTGGTCGACGTCGCCCGATTCAAATTGATTGACCTGATCGCGAAGTGA
- the panF gene encoding Sodium/pantothenate symporter, translating to MLPAALLLADLPPGMTQLWIIVAYLAALILLGLASNSVFKGTAVDYFVASRGVGPVLLVLSVFGTTMTAFAIQGSSGEAWASGVGVYGKMASWSGIVHAACFFLIGVRLWALGKRYGYQTQIQFFRDRFESSNIGLLLFPILVVLQMPYIIIGIIGSGTMIETATAGAFPELFGGAGVTKGAIPFWLGTLLATGVVWLYVSLGGARATAWANALQTVIFLVVGVVTFWAVAGKLGGADSATKMVQEYNPSKLTRGVTPEHQQIYKEKLAIWRASTQPAPAPASASSTPAFSASPASPRQAALRPHAPREMTELEFFSYGMIPLSVAMFPHLFQLWLTARSARSFRLTVTLHPLLVMVIWAPCIAIGIWATSAIVNGQPVIPYTPQGETIPGQRVLGPNAVIGLMVRMLADPVVGGLLAAGVLAAILGGMDAQFLCLGSMFTHDVVDHYASGDGMSDRQRLLTGRIFVVLVVLASWLLALGLKSVQPIFGLAVWCFSGFSALFPLVFAALYWKRTTKWGAYASIAAGIGLGIYYYVDINRKTNWSGRGEPLVHYQLFGTDIGVVPAMPMVLLAALALVVVSLITPRPAAATLEKFFGRR from the coding sequence ATGCTCCCCGCCGCGCTGCTGCTCGCCGATCTCCCGCCCGGAATGACGCAACTGTGGATCATCGTCGCCTATCTCGCGGCGCTGATCCTGCTCGGTCTGGCGAGCAACTCGGTTTTCAAGGGGACCGCGGTCGATTACTTCGTCGCCTCGCGCGGCGTCGGGCCGGTGCTGCTGGTGCTGTCGGTTTTCGGCACGACCATGACCGCCTTTGCGATTCAAGGCTCCAGCGGCGAAGCGTGGGCCAGCGGCGTCGGCGTGTATGGCAAGATGGCATCGTGGTCGGGCATCGTTCACGCGGCCTGCTTCTTCCTCATCGGCGTCCGGCTCTGGGCGCTGGGGAAGCGCTACGGCTACCAGACGCAGATTCAGTTTTTTCGCGACCGCTTCGAATCGAGCAACATCGGCCTTTTGCTCTTTCCGATCCTGGTCGTGCTGCAGATGCCCTACATCATCATCGGGATCATCGGCTCGGGGACGATGATCGAGACCGCCACCGCCGGCGCCTTTCCGGAGCTGTTTGGCGGCGCCGGCGTCACGAAGGGGGCGATCCCGTTCTGGCTCGGCACGCTGCTGGCGACGGGCGTCGTGTGGCTTTACGTGTCCCTCGGCGGAGCGCGGGCGACGGCCTGGGCCAACGCGCTGCAAACGGTGATCTTCCTGGTCGTCGGCGTCGTGACGTTCTGGGCCGTGGCCGGAAAGCTCGGCGGGGCCGACAGCGCCACGAAGATGGTGCAGGAATACAACCCCAGCAAGCTGACGCGCGGCGTCACCCCGGAACACCAGCAAATCTACAAGGAGAAGCTGGCGATCTGGCGCGCCAGCACGCAGCCGGCGCCGGCTCCGGCTTCCGCGTCCAGCACGCCGGCGTTCAGCGCGTCGCCCGCGAGTCCGCGGCAGGCCGCGCTGCGCCCGCACGCTCCGCGCGAAATGACCGAGCTGGAGTTCTTCAGCTACGGAATGATCCCGCTCAGCGTCGCGATGTTTCCGCATCTGTTCCAGCTTTGGCTGACGGCCCGCTCGGCGCGTTCATTCCGGCTCACGGTCACGCTGCATCCGCTGCTGGTCATGGTGATCTGGGCGCCGTGCATCGCGATCGGCATCTGGGCCACGTCGGCCATCGTGAACGGCCAGCCGGTGATCCCGTACACGCCGCAGGGCGAGACGATCCCGGGCCAGCGCGTGCTCGGCCCGAACGCGGTGATCGGCCTGATGGTGCGGATGCTGGCGGATCCGGTCGTGGGCGGGCTGCTGGCGGCGGGCGTGCTGGCGGCGATCCTGGGGGGCATGGACGCGCAGTTCCTCTGCCTCGGCTCGATGTTCACGCACGACGTGGTAGACCACTACGCTAGCGGCGACGGGATGAGCGACCGGCAGCGGCTGCTCACGGGGCGCATCTTCGTCGTGCTGGTTGTGCTGGCGAGCTGGCTGTTGGCGCTGGGGCTCAAGTCGGTGCAGCCGATTTTCGGGCTGGCGGTCTGGTGTTTCAGCGGATTCTCCGCGCTGTTCCCGCTGGTTTTTGCGGCGCTGTACTGGAAGCGCACGACGAAATGGGGCGCGTACGCGTCGATCGCGGCCGGAATCGGCCTGGGGATTTACTACTATGTTGACATCAACCGGAAAACCAATTGGAGCGGCCGCGGCGAGCCGCTCGTGCATTACCAGCTCTTCGGGACCGACATCGGCGTCGTGCCGGCGATGCCCATGGTGCTGCTGGCCGCGCTCGCGTTGGTTGTCGTTTCGCTGATTACGCCCCGACCGGCCGCGGCGACGCTGGAGAAGTTCTTCGGCCGGCGCTGA
- the ligT gene encoding 2'-5'-RNA ligase: MRCFIAIDLPPPLKNPLIRLLRQNAARSRGLRWSSESQLHVTLKFLGEIDAARVDEIRPLLAAIAAGCPPFPLQLGDLGCFPTPRDPRVLWCGLLDESRGLSDLAGRVELSLAGLGFEPERRPFAAHVTLARVKAPEGGRTVRSVIESQAALAAVSAPVTELTFFESQLSTQGARYRVIDAFRLDGVAPT, translated from the coding sequence ATGCGCTGTTTCATCGCCATCGACCTGCCCCCGCCGCTGAAGAACCCGCTGATCCGCCTGCTGCGTCAGAACGCTGCGCGCAGCCGCGGACTGCGCTGGAGCAGCGAATCACAACTTCATGTCACGCTCAAGTTCCTCGGCGAGATCGACGCCGCCCGGGTGGATGAGATCCGCCCGCTGCTGGCCGCAATCGCCGCCGGCTGCCCGCCGTTTCCGCTGCAGCTCGGCGACCTGGGTTGTTTTCCCACGCCGCGCGATCCGCGCGTGCTTTGGTGCGGGCTGTTGGACGAGTCGCGTGGCCTCTCCGATCTGGCCGGGCGCGTCGAGCTGAGCCTGGCGGGGCTGGGTTTTGAACCGGAGCGGCGGCCGTTCGCGGCGCATGTGACCCTGGCGCGAGTAAAGGCGCCGGAAGGCGGCCGCACCGTCCGCAGCGTAATCGAATCGCAAGCCGCGCTGGCGGCGGTTTCCGCGCCGGTCACGGAGCTCACGTTCTTCGAGAGTCAGTTGTCAACGCAGGGAGCGCGGTACCGCGTGATCGACGCATTTCGCTTGGACGGCGTTGCACCAACCTGA
- the mtnP_2 gene encoding S-methyl-5'-thioadenosine phosphorylase — translation MIGLIGGTGLGEALFGENAGREVNIDTPYGHPSSSVRVINWHGLDIALLARHGEGHVYNPTQVPYRANVYALKALGVTHILASGAVGSLREHIHPRQLVIVDQIIDKTTRRPSTFFEGLAVHVEMAEPYCQRLRHLLLSVASKSATKVHERGTYVCMEGPAFSTMAESNMHRAWGGDVIGMTTMPEAKLAREAEICYAAIALPTDYDCWKPHDPDLTRQALLDEIIGHLKAATGNAVALMKAAIEAIAANRSLLEAPCTCRTSLDLAVWSARNKITPETARHYSVLLRRYLSRK, via the coding sequence ATGATCGGCCTCATTGGCGGCACGGGACTCGGCGAAGCGCTTTTCGGCGAGAACGCCGGCCGCGAAGTGAATATCGACACGCCCTACGGGCACCCCAGCAGCAGCGTCCGCGTGATCAACTGGCACGGGCTGGACATCGCGCTGCTCGCCCGGCACGGTGAGGGGCACGTTTACAATCCCACGCAGGTGCCCTACCGCGCGAACGTCTACGCGCTCAAAGCCCTGGGCGTGACGCACATTCTCGCCAGCGGCGCGGTCGGGTCGCTGCGCGAGCACATTCACCCGCGCCAGCTCGTCATCGTGGACCAGATCATCGACAAGACCACCCGCCGACCCTCGACGTTCTTCGAAGGTCTGGCGGTGCACGTCGAGATGGCCGAGCCTTACTGCCAGCGCCTGCGGCATCTGCTGCTGAGCGTCGCGTCGAAATCCGCCACCAAGGTGCACGAGCGCGGCACGTACGTCTGCATGGAGGGGCCGGCCTTCAGCACCATGGCCGAGTCGAACATGCACCGCGCCTGGGGCGGCGACGTGATCGGCATGACCACCATGCCCGAAGCCAAGCTGGCGCGCGAGGCGGAAATCTGCTACGCCGCCATCGCCCTGCCGACGGATTACGACTGCTGGAAGCCGCACGATCCCGACCTGACGCGGCAGGCGCTGCTCGACGAGATCATCGGTCACCTGAAGGCGGCGACCGGAAACGCCGTCGCGCTGATGAAGGCGGCGATCGAGGCGATTGCGGCGAACCGCTCGCTGCTCGAGGCGCCGTGCACGTGCCGGACCTCGCTCGACCTGGCGGTCTGGTCGGCGCGGAACAAGATCACGCCGGAGACGGCGCGGCACTACAGTGTTCTGCTCCGGCGTTACCTGTCGCGAAAGTAG
- the recJ gene encoding Single-stranded-DNA-specific exonuclease RecJ has protein sequence MQSAGDVAGFVKPLFNDLLAPEQLPNAVAAAAMLKQAIDRGRRIVIYGDYDVDGVTATTILWHALRIAGAAVSFYVPGRLDEGYGLNSDALDKIAAEGDALVITVDCGITAIDEAAHARKLGLSLIITDHHQPRAALPAADCIVHPTAGPQQSPNPDLCGAGVALKVAWALAREIGGATRVSPAFREFLLDATAFAAMGLVADVVPLVGENRIIASYGLKRLAQSENAGLKALIEVSGLSGKANMNDYDIGFLLAPRLNAVGRMGHARLAVELFTRATPEQAREIAQTLDGHNRQRQSVERGIAAAAEKMVAERGFDRESCRGIVLASADWHAGVIGIVASRLVERFCRPTILIALENGHGQGSGRSVRNFPLHDVLQCCGEHLLSHGGHAMAAGVKLRSDQVEPFTRAFQDQAAQRLTTADIRSRLHLDDEVALGELMPDVLDSIEMMAPFGVGNPRPRLATREVELVDPPRVVGKNANHLQFSVREGRDFRKAIAFNAGDAAEDFRQHKRVRLAFEPLINEWNGQRRAELKVIDWKFAD, from the coding sequence GTGCAGTCCGCCGGCGACGTGGCCGGCTTCGTCAAGCCGCTCTTCAACGACCTGCTGGCCCCTGAGCAGCTTCCCAACGCCGTCGCCGCCGCCGCCATGCTCAAGCAGGCGATCGACCGCGGGCGGCGAATCGTGATCTACGGCGACTACGACGTGGACGGCGTGACCGCAACGACGATTCTCTGGCACGCGCTGCGAATCGCCGGCGCAGCGGTGAGCTTCTATGTCCCCGGCCGGCTCGACGAGGGCTACGGCCTGAACAGCGACGCGCTCGACAAGATCGCGGCTGAGGGCGATGCCCTGGTCATCACCGTCGACTGCGGCATCACCGCCATCGATGAGGCGGCGCACGCCCGCAAGCTGGGACTGAGCCTGATCATCACCGATCACCACCAGCCGCGCGCCGCCCTGCCGGCCGCCGATTGCATCGTGCATCCGACCGCCGGGCCGCAGCAGTCCCCGAATCCCGACCTGTGCGGCGCCGGCGTGGCGCTGAAAGTCGCCTGGGCGCTGGCCCGCGAGATCGGCGGCGCGACGCGCGTTTCGCCGGCGTTCCGCGAGTTCCTGCTCGACGCCACGGCCTTCGCCGCCATGGGACTGGTGGCCGACGTCGTCCCGCTCGTCGGCGAAAACCGCATCATCGCCAGCTACGGCCTGAAACGACTGGCCCAGTCCGAAAACGCCGGCCTGAAAGCCCTGATCGAAGTCTCCGGCCTGAGCGGCAAGGCCAACATGAACGACTACGACATAGGCTTCCTGCTCGCCCCGCGGCTCAACGCCGTCGGCCGCATGGGCCACGCCCGCCTGGCGGTCGAGCTCTTCACCCGCGCCACGCCCGAGCAGGCGCGTGAAATCGCCCAGACGCTCGACGGCCACAACCGTCAGCGGCAAAGCGTTGAGCGCGGCATCGCCGCGGCGGCGGAGAAAATGGTCGCGGAGCGCGGCTTCGACCGCGAGTCCTGCCGCGGAATCGTGCTGGCCAGCGCGGACTGGCACGCCGGCGTGATCGGCATCGTCGCCTCGCGGCTCGTCGAGCGCTTCTGCCGCCCCACCATCCTCATCGCCCTCGAAAACGGCCACGGCCAGGGCTCCGGACGCAGCGTCCGCAACTTTCCGCTGCACGACGTGCTGCAATGCTGCGGCGAGCACCTGCTCAGCCACGGCGGGCACGCCATGGCCGCTGGCGTCAAGCTGCGCAGCGACCAGGTCGAGCCCTTCACGCGCGCGTTTCAGGATCAGGCGGCTCAGCGCCTGACCACGGCCGACATCCGCTCCCGGCTGCACCTGGACGACGAGGTCGCGCTGGGCGAGCTGATGCCCGACGTGCTCGACTCGATCGAGATGATGGCGCCGTTCGGCGTCGGCAACCCGCGCCCGCGCCTGGCGACGCGCGAGGTCGAGCTGGTCGATCCGCCGCGCGTGGTCGGCAAGAACGCCAATCATCTCCAGTTCTCCGTCCGCGAGGGTCGCGACTTCCGCAAGGCGATCGCCTTCAACGCCGGCGACGCCGCCGAGGACTTCCGCCAGCACAAGCGCGTCCGCCTGGCGTTTGAGCCGCTGATCAACGAATGGAACGGCCAGCGTCGGGCCGAGCTGAAGGTCATCGACTGGAAATTCGCGGATTGA
- the metG_3 gene encoding Methionine--tRNA ligase — protein sequence MPTFDEFLHFDIRVGRVLEAAPLEGARKPAYRLRIDFGSEIGLKRSSAQITEAYTAQALVGRLVLAVVNFPPRKIAAFVSEVLTLGVYAAGGAGPVILVAPDGDARVRPGDRLG from the coding sequence ATGCCGACCTTTGATGAATTCCTCCATTTCGACATCCGCGTCGGGCGCGTGCTCGAGGCGGCGCCGCTGGAGGGCGCTCGCAAGCCGGCGTACCGCCTGCGGATCGACTTCGGCTCCGAGATTGGCCTGAAGCGCTCCAGCGCGCAGATCACCGAGGCGTACACCGCGCAGGCGCTCGTGGGGCGGCTCGTCCTGGCCGTGGTCAACTTCCCGCCGCGGAAGATCGCGGCGTTCGTCAGCGAGGTGCTGACGCTGGGCGTGTACGCCGCGGGCGGGGCCGGGCCGGTAATCCTGGTCGCTCCGGACGGCGACGCACGCGTCCGGCCCGGCGACCGGCTGGGATAG
- the murE gene encoding UDP-N-acetylmuramoyl-L-alanyl-D-glutamate--2,6-diaminopimelate ligase MurE, with protein MKRLAELGRGILPDHELLRVGDLQISGVFDDSRRVQPGALFVALRGSADDGRRFIADAVARGAGVVIGENLESPGAAAISVADARAALARLSFRWHGLDVACPEPIKLLGVTGTNGKSTTAIMAQAIMRAAGFKCGLLGTVRYDLCGRTIVADMTTPGPTQLASYLRECIDAGGAAAVMEVSSHALDQRRVEGLRFTAAAFTNLTGDHLDYHKTMEHYAAAKARLFEGLDDRGVAVVNADDPHQERMLRDFRGRVLRFSLRREADISAVISKTTIEGTHYRLRIGGRDLVLENAIVGAHNVYNAMTAAGLTFAAGASQQAIESGLAAVRNIPGRLQRVPCDCQADVFVDYAHTDDALRNVLTVLRPLTRKRLFVVFGCGGDRDRTKRPRMARVAAEFGDEIYITSDNPRTEEPRAIIDEICTGLDADARARVTVDPDRAAAIAAALGVAEAGDVVLIAGKGHEDYQIIGTRKIHFDDVEIAISAAARRAAGAASGVA; from the coding sequence GTGAAGCGCCTCGCCGAGTTGGGACGGGGAATCCTCCCGGATCACGAGTTGCTGCGCGTCGGCGACCTGCAGATCAGCGGCGTCTTCGATGACTCCCGCCGCGTGCAGCCCGGCGCCTTGTTCGTCGCGCTGCGCGGGTCGGCCGATGACGGGCGACGATTCATCGCCGACGCCGTCGCGCGCGGCGCCGGCGTCGTCATTGGAGAGAATCTCGAATCGCCCGGAGCGGCGGCGATCAGCGTCGCCGACGCCCGCGCGGCCCTGGCGCGCCTGTCGTTCCGCTGGCACGGGCTGGACGTGGCCTGCCCCGAACCGATCAAGCTGCTGGGCGTCACCGGCACGAACGGGAAGAGCACCACCGCGATCATGGCCCAGGCGATTATGCGCGCCGCCGGGTTCAAGTGCGGCCTGCTCGGGACGGTTCGCTACGACCTCTGCGGGCGCACCATCGTCGCCGACATGACCACGCCGGGGCCGACGCAGCTCGCCAGCTACCTGCGCGAGTGCATCGACGCCGGCGGCGCGGCGGCCGTGATGGAGGTCTCGAGCCACGCGCTGGACCAGCGGCGGGTCGAGGGGCTGCGCTTCACCGCCGCCGCGTTCACGAATCTGACCGGCGATCATCTCGATTATCACAAAACGATGGAGCACTACGCCGCCGCCAAGGCGCGGCTGTTCGAGGGACTGGACGATCGGGGGGTGGCCGTGGTGAACGCGGATGACCCGCATCAGGAGCGCATGCTGCGCGACTTCCGCGGGCGCGTCCTGCGGTTTTCGCTGCGGCGCGAGGCCGATATTTCCGCGGTGATCTCGAAGACGACGATCGAAGGGACGCACTACCGGCTGCGGATCGGCGGGCGCGACCTGGTGCTGGAAAACGCGATCGTCGGCGCTCACAACGTCTACAACGCCATGACGGCCGCCGGCCTGACGTTTGCCGCCGGCGCGTCGCAGCAGGCGATCGAAAGCGGACTGGCCGCGGTGCGCAATATTCCCGGTCGGCTGCAGCGCGTGCCGTGCGATTGCCAGGCGGACGTGTTCGTCGATTACGCGCACACAGATGATGCGCTCAGGAACGTCCTGACCGTCCTCCGGCCGCTGACGCGCAAACGCCTGTTTGTCGTCTTCGGCTGCGGCGGCGACCGGGATCGGACCAAGCGGCCGCGCATGGCCCGCGTCGCGGCCGAATTCGGCGACGAGATCTACATCACCAGCGACAATCCGCGGACGGAAGAACCGCGGGCGATCATTGATGAAATCTGCACCGGCCTGGACGCCGACGCCCGCGCCCGCGTCACCGTCGATCCGGATCGGGCCGCAGCCATCGCGGCCGCCCTGGGCGTCGCGGAGGCCGGCGACGTCGTCCTGATCGCCGGCAAGGGTCACGAGGACTATCAGATCATCGGCACGCGCAAGATTCACTTCGACGACGTTGAAATCGCCATTTCCGCAGCCGCCCGGCGCGCCGCCGGCGCCGCCTCAGGAGTCGCCTGA